A region of the Chelmon rostratus isolate fCheRos1 chromosome 1, fCheRos1.pri, whole genome shotgun sequence genome:
GTGATTGTGATTTTGGGCTGTGTAGATGACATTGACAACATGATTGGTGCTCAAAAGATTAGCTACAATTTTGAAAATCAAAGGATCTTTTTCTGTcatgaaaaaatgtcaaacagtttTGCGCTGGTAAAAAAGGAACTTGTTGACTGAACATCTGTCCATCTTTGACCTCTTTGCAAATTCCCTAATTTGTAATCAATCAAATTATTAAAACAGCTGACTCGCTTTATATGTGGTCTTTTGGGTTGTTATCCAAACCTGCGTGTATTTTATCACTATAAACTGAATATTCGTGTGTTATTGAACTGCTGGTCGAACAAAACAGACAATCAGAAGAAGTCTCCTTTGGCTCTGGGATGTTGTCATGtccatttttcattatttgcttATTCTATGTACCAAATGTTTAATTGAATAACCAGGGAAGGAATCTACggattaataaataatgaaaatagcaAGTTAGTACTTACCTTACCTTAACTTACATGTTACCAGTATATGGTTATGTTTATGTTCTTCACAAAGCTAGGAACAGCAAGTGGGACCAAATATGGCTAACAGGGACTGTTAAAAGGCTGCCATGTAAAATGTATAGATTTACTATAAATGCTGAAATTCAAACAATACAATTTTAAAATTGAATGTAAAGGAGAATTTCAAGcatttaatcaaaataaatctAGTAGCATAAAGTCGGAGCGTCCCACTTTTTTCCCTGTAGCGCACCCCTCCTCTGTGCCGCGCAATGGAACAGTCTGACAGTTGCGTCATCGGCGGGGCGGTGCTCTGAGCAGGCAGATATAGTGAAGAGCAGctagttgtttgttgttttgcagtgttGCGAGCCGCTGTGCTGTTTACACACTGAGTCAGGCGTTATAACTTTTAGGAGAATTTAAAGAAGAATATTTTCACTCTTAGATTAACCTCGTGTCGCGTTTCTAATCTGCTGCGTCGAGCTAAAAGAGCCCGGAAACGGCAAACATGAAATGGATGTTCAAAGAGGATCACTCCTTGGgtaagggaggagggaggtgttATTTTGATGGTAGAGTCACAAAAATGTCTACGCAGATTAGTTTTTTTAAGGCGAAATCCTTTATTTCATCACGGGGGGACTAAACTGAGGTTTAATGTTTCGGAAACCCCTCTTTAAAATACGTCGGTCACTCAGGCTGGCCTGTCCTTCAGGCTTTTGTTTGGAGAGGAGgctttagctgttagctagctgtATCGACAGAACTTCCACATTAAATTTAGCCGTGGATATAAATGTCAGCTGcgtgacagacaggcagcttcTGATCCGTTGGGTCGGTGTCGATGGACAAGTCATCCTGTCTTTGTCCCGATCGCCACCGGACGACGACCTGGTTTCAGGCTGATGGTGGATATTGACACGGAGGAGACATTAAGCTGCTAAGCCTCCATTCTGCATTCAGCTACACCTAGCAGCTGGATGATGAAGCTGTGGTTTGTCTGTTCATGCAGACAAACAtgatatttgtcattttttccacttGTCATGAACTGGAGGCCTGAGAGGCGTCACCAGGGCAAGAAGTCTCTCCGGCAGAGCGTTTGTAGGCCTGCTGGCTGGTTTCAAAATCCTGCTTTAAGCCTTTTATATCATTGAATTATGTGGCCGCAAATTATGATTTTTGTCAATAAATCGACTAATTGTttacataaaatgacaaaaataaagacaagagGGCTGCAAGTTATCAGAGGCCTGAGTGCTTCCTGAAAACAGCCAAAAGGACTCAAGTGTAGAAAACATGATATCAtgataaaacacatgaaacactgaaatgtagACTTTTTGCATTTGTGAGTTGGAAACCAAAACATATcttatttttaacttttcagaTCAATCCAATCATTAATTCATAATCTGAATTAACTTCCTGTTGACAGGCAATCTGATGGAGTCAACTAGTGTTTTCAGACTTTTAAAAGAGGCTTTAATGCTCAGTTTATGTATTAATAAGCTCAGTTTGCATGTTGCTGTTAAGgaataatgtctttttttaaacatgtaaagTGCGAAACAAATGAGAAGGTGGCAGAGACAACTGGCCTCTCTCCACCAGTGTTATTGTTAGTGTTGGTGTTAGGACTACATTACCCATAAACCCCTGCGCGGCCTGTGAAAAGGAGGATGTTCCTTACCCAGACAGTGGCTGCATCATAAGGAAAAGACTgcaactgttgtttttactaTCGAATAATTTGTTCGTTCTTTTTAAACAGTTGATTCTTTGTTTAAATTAGAtcaaatagtgaaaaatgctccGTGAAACTTCAGAtgcctttttttaattcaacctacagtccaaaatccaaatatagtcagtttactgtcatataaGACAGATCACAgcacaaatcctcacatttgagacgCTGGATCTGGTCAGTGTTTGGcttttttcataaataaatgacttaaatgattaattatcaaaattTTTAGCAGTAATTAACTAATTTTTCAGCAGTAGTAGAGCCTGAATGTAAATATCAGTTTTGTGAGAACATCATTCATctattatgtgaaaaaacaacattaaacctGTTTAATTTCAGACGGCATTGCGCTCTTCAGGTCAGTGCAGAGATGTCTGCTGTCATTTAAGAAGAGTTGTTCAATCCTTGAGCTCATTGGCTAAGACTGACCCCCAATTCTGATTAATGGAGCTGAAGTAAAAAATTCAGGGGAGGCGGAGGGACTTCTTCTGTGGTATGATAATATCGTATAATATacttaatataataataagTAATACAGGGAGCCAGAGTGTAAAGTGATCAAAGTGTGATCAGCAAAGCATTCCTTGTTTATAATAAAAGCAGTCTGAAGTCATACAACTGTTTGATTAATAATTTAGATAATAAATTCAcccaaagaagaaagaaggctATTGTAGAGAGTTTGCTGTAAAATAAGCAGCAATGCAGCGTCGAAGCTGCATTGCTGCTTTCGtggtgatgttttatttatggttaAATGCTTCACATTCACCTCTGAGGTGACGGGATTGATGGGTGTTGTGGTTCAGCTGGTCTCAGTGTGTCTTAATCCACAGCAGCTGCCTGTGAATGTCCCACCTCAGGCGTCAGATATCGATCTTTGTCCATCACTGCTTTGCCTCTCGTGTCTGTACTGAAGATGAGGAACATGTACGTCTGTTGTCATGTACAGCATTCACATAATTAACACAGATGTTGCTTTTTGTCCTCCAGAACATCGATGCATAGAGTCGGCCAAAATCCGCAACAAGTACCCTGACAGGGTCCCGGTGAGAGATGTTTCTGTCATTCGCAGCTGGTTTAGAGGATGTCCGTTTCACGGTTTGTTGCTATAATCGTGTCTGAACGTCTCCGTGTGCTCTGGCAGGTGATTGTGGAGAAAGTGTCTGGATCACAGATAGTGGACATCGACAAGAGGAAGTACCTGGTCCCCTCCGACATCACAGTGGCTCAGTTCATGTGGATCATCAGGAAACGCATCCAGCTGCCGTCAGAGAAGGCCATCTTCCTGTTTGTGGACAAGACGGTGCCTCAGTCCAGGTCAGGGCCGGGACACTGGGGGGGGTTAGCCTTATCAGAGGTTCCCAGTAACCATTACTGGGCCTGAGAACATTTGCTTCCAGAAATTGTATGATTCCAccaaaaaatctgattaataGCCAGATTTTTTAGGTAGTTCTTGCAGTAAATACGTTGACATGCAGTTTGTTCCCCATTACATCCACAACAGCAGTATACTGATTAGTAATTAGATGAGGTAACCGGTTATCATGCTCTAACTTGTGTCATTTGTGCGTTCAGAGTATGAATAGAGAGATCACACCTGAACAGAGACGTACAGGATGTGTAACAGTGCATGAAAGAGCTGAAGTTTTAGGCTTGAATCAGGTTCTTTGAATAGATCGAAAGATTAAACCCTTGAATTCTGTTGTTAATCATATTAATACAATACTATTAATACTACAGTGTAGGGCTGCAGCTATCAGTCATTTTCATTCTCCATTAATCTGctaatcattttcaaaaaggaacatttatttgttttgtttgtgaaatgtcaaaaagtCATGCGCCTAGCAGAGCCTAAAGTGACGTCTCCAAATTGCTTAatttgtccgaccaacagtcaaaacccaaagatgttttATTTACGTTCATGTCTGACAAAGAAATCTGTGAATCTGCACATTTTGGGAACTTAGTTTTCTTTAAATCACCGTCTTTAAAAGCGGGGCAGAGGAATTGGTTTTCTGCTTGTAGTTGTCTCTGTGATGATCTAAAACAACTGCTGTCGTGGTCATATAAGGTACTTCAGATAAAACTGCAGTCAAATCACATTTATGGTTTTATCAACAGGAACTCTGTTTAGTTTCAGTCGCCGTCAGTCTGGATGAAGTCACTCTGTCCCTTTTTAATTTCCCACGTGGCCTCTTATCATCTCCGTGGTTTAGTGTAGACGTGCTGTCAGTGCTCCATATAAGGTGAATTTAATAAAAGCTGATCAAAGGAGCTGATTCCATTGATTAGACCTCTGGAAAATCTTAACTAGAGAATAATGTGTTAAAAGCCTCCACATGATGTCACCCACCACGAGTTCATGTGTTGTTAGGACGGTATATTC
Encoded here:
- the LOC121625211 gene encoding gamma-aminobutyric acid receptor-associated protein-like 2, translating into MKWMFKEDHSLEHRCIESAKIRNKYPDRVPVIVEKVSGSQIVDIDKRKYLVPSDITVAQFMWIIRKRIQLPSEKAIFLFVDKTVPQSSITMGQLYEKEKDEDGFLYVAYSGENTFGF